The Sphingomonas sp. So64.6b genome includes a region encoding these proteins:
- a CDS encoding helix-turn-helix domain-containing protein has protein sequence MNDRDPRRQAPSTAAPTIEVVATTSAIIDFLAESAAPVGVQQVATVLGLTKSRASRHLANLERLGIVTRSNRGRRFQLGWRVIRWGHLASALPDLPEALGEPLAALRDKLGLTVLICTAAGGDAVVRRCFAARSAIRIEVETGLMLSLPHSPSARVAFAFQSRERRRELLAHLKSREASFRVEDADNFTEQVAAIQRDYYSWTLDKFDLGHGAAAAPVFDFEEALACVVTIMLTSDALTDRAPPRHVIEALLDCCEQCSRLLRSRIRFPVPQ, from the coding sequence ATGAACGATCGTGATCCCCGCAGACAGGCACCGTCGACCGCCGCGCCGACCATAGAAGTCGTCGCAACCACCTCGGCGATCATCGATTTTCTGGCGGAAAGCGCCGCGCCGGTCGGCGTGCAGCAGGTCGCGACCGTCCTGGGACTGACCAAGTCGCGCGCATCGCGCCATCTTGCCAATCTCGAGCGGCTTGGCATCGTGACACGGAGCAATCGAGGTCGCCGATTTCAGCTCGGTTGGCGCGTTATTCGCTGGGGCCATCTTGCCTCCGCCTTGCCAGACTTGCCGGAGGCATTGGGGGAACCGCTTGCGGCCTTGAGGGACAAACTCGGGCTGACGGTATTGATCTGCACGGCGGCTGGCGGCGACGCAGTGGTGCGGCGGTGTTTCGCGGCACGATCGGCGATCCGGATCGAAGTCGAGACGGGTTTGATGCTGAGCTTACCGCATTCGCCCAGTGCGCGTGTCGCGTTTGCGTTTCAGTCGCGCGAGCGCCGGCGCGAGTTGCTCGCGCATCTGAAGTCGCGCGAAGCGAGTTTCCGGGTCGAAGATGCGGACAACTTTACCGAGCAGGTTGCCGCCATCCAGCGGGACTATTACAGCTGGACGCTCGACAAGTTCGATCTCGGTCACGGCGCGGCGGCCGCCCCGGTGTTCGATTTCGAAGAAGCGCTGGCCTGCGTCGTCACGATCATGCTGACAAGTGACGCGCTGACGGACCGCGCGCCTCCCCGACACGTCATTGAAGCTCTTTTGGATTGCTGCGAGCAGTGCTCGCGCTTGCTGCGCTCGCGCATCCGCTTTCCAGTGCCGCAATAG
- a CDS encoding FAD-dependent oxidoreductase: MEDSVFDIAVIGAGIAGAAAAWALAGRHRVLLLEAEDQPGYHSTGRSVAILSRTYGSDQVRALTAASQSFLAAPPNGFAENPLLTPRGLLFAAGPDDGHRLDDLAARADAVGVSVRHLNAASALSLVPVLRPECLAAALYEPAAADIDVAALHAGFLRGARRRGTQLLCGARVASLDRSGGVWQIACGDRHFSALMIVNAAGAWADNVAELAGVAPVGISPLARTVATFDPAAEVDSGDWPMVMAADHTYYFKPDSGRVLASLSDEQPAVAGDVQPEELHLAELINRLEQATTMVPRRLHSRWAGLRSFAPDRNLVCGRDPAQPAFFWLAGQGGFGIQTAPAVAQLVAALVNGDALPEQLAAAGVCANALVPDRLRLSE; encoded by the coding sequence ATGGAAGATTCTGTATTCGACATTGCCGTCATCGGGGCCGGCATCGCAGGCGCTGCGGCAGCGTGGGCACTCGCAGGACGCCACCGCGTCCTGCTCCTCGAGGCGGAAGATCAGCCCGGCTATCACTCGACCGGGAGGTCGGTCGCTATCCTCAGTCGGACGTATGGTTCCGATCAGGTTCGCGCTCTGACTGCAGCCAGCCAGTCTTTTCTTGCTGCGCCGCCAAACGGGTTCGCCGAAAACCCGCTGCTGACGCCGCGCGGCTTATTATTTGCCGCAGGCCCCGACGACGGCCATCGGTTGGACGACCTTGCCGCGCGAGCGGACGCGGTTGGCGTTTCAGTGCGCCACCTCAACGCGGCAAGTGCGTTGTCCCTGGTACCCGTTTTGCGTCCCGAGTGCCTCGCGGCTGCACTGTATGAGCCGGCCGCTGCCGACATAGACGTCGCCGCGCTCCATGCCGGATTCCTTCGCGGAGCTCGACGGCGCGGCACACAGCTTCTCTGCGGGGCGAGGGTAGCCTCGCTCGATCGATCGGGCGGCGTCTGGCAGATTGCCTGCGGCGACCGCCACTTTTCCGCTCTCATGATCGTGAACGCGGCGGGTGCATGGGCGGACAACGTGGCAGAGTTGGCAGGCGTGGCGCCCGTCGGAATCTCCCCGCTCGCTCGCACTGTTGCCACATTCGATCCCGCCGCCGAGGTTGATTCGGGCGATTGGCCGATGGTGATGGCGGCCGATCATACCTACTATTTTAAACCCGATTCGGGCCGGGTGCTGGCATCTCTCTCCGACGAGCAACCAGCGGTGGCGGGGGATGTCCAGCCGGAGGAGCTGCATCTGGCCGAACTCATCAATCGCCTCGAACAGGCGACGACGATGGTGCCACGACGACTGCATTCGCGCTGGGCTGGGCTACGTAGCTTTGCACCGGATCGTAATCTGGTGTGCGGACGCGATCCTGCACAGCCGGCCTTTTTTTGGTTGGCGGGCCAAGGCGGCTTTGGGATCCAGACGGCGCCCGCCGTAGCCCAACTGGTCGCAGCGCTGGTCAATGGCGACGCCCTTCCGGAGCAACTCGCCGCAGCGGGCGTCTGTGCCAATGCGCTCGTGCCTGACAGGCTGCGGCTCAGCGAATGA
- a CDS encoding RidA family protein, with product MPQISALVEARGHRLPQVKQGATSFLLYRMVGSVLHISGQIAQWEGSRPHLGRLGAEIATPDGIKAAELCALNILAWLSQATKDDADRVDCCLRLGGFVASTPEFTEQSQVISGASNLIVDVFGERGRHTRTAVGVASLPFGVAVEIDAQFVLR from the coding sequence ATGCCGCAGATTTCAGCGTTGGTGGAAGCCAGGGGACACCGCCTGCCACAGGTCAAGCAGGGAGCGACAAGCTTCCTTCTGTACCGCATGGTCGGGTCCGTGCTGCATATCTCGGGGCAAATTGCGCAGTGGGAAGGTAGTCGGCCCCATCTCGGCCGTCTCGGCGCAGAGATCGCGACGCCCGATGGCATCAAAGCGGCCGAGCTCTGCGCGCTGAACATCCTCGCATGGCTCTCCCAGGCAACCAAGGATGACGCTGACCGTGTAGACTGCTGCCTAAGGCTTGGAGGATTTGTCGCCAGCACGCCGGAGTTCACCGAGCAGAGCCAAGTGATCAGTGGCGCGTCAAATCTTATCGTCGACGTGTTCGGTGAGCGTGGCCGGCACACACGAACGGCCGTTGGCGTGGCATCCCTCCCCTTCGGCGTCGCGGTGGAGATCGACGCACAATTCGTGCTGCGCTGA
- a CDS encoding M81 family metallopeptidase has product MRVFTASLGTETNSFSPLPTGIQAFRDMFLWHAGEHPDDGPQITTAPLWVARQRARSHGWQVSEGLCAYATPAGPVTRPVYEALRDELLDDLKRALPVDAVLLGLHGAMIAEGYEDAEADLLKRLRAITGPTVVVGAAIDLHANLSEAMVALTDVIIAYKEYPHVDFVARAEELADIVAATVAGRIRPVQALADCAMITPLFTTQPEVAAFVERLRAVERSPAVLSVSFNHGFPFSDSPDMGARMLVVTDGDAALAQRLADALALEAFALRGSASRQRSTIAEALAALPPGGYKPVIWADIADNSGAGAPNDSTFILRALLDAKVADVALGPIWDPVAAAIAFDAGLGARLNLRVGGKIGPVSGDPLDLTVEVVALHRSMTQHYGQSVVPLGDCAAIRANGIDIVLSSTRIQAYHPELFTQLNVDLASKRLIVVKSGQHFHAAFAPLASTIVYVSAPGTLVPVQSLPFMRAARPKWPFDPPEVCRPVG; this is encoded by the coding sequence GTGCGCGTCTTTACTGCGTCGCTGGGCACCGAGACCAATAGCTTTTCGCCGCTGCCAACCGGCATCCAAGCTTTCCGCGACATGTTTTTGTGGCACGCAGGCGAACATCCCGACGATGGCCCGCAGATCACCACTGCGCCATTGTGGGTGGCGCGGCAACGCGCTCGATCCCATGGTTGGCAGGTCAGCGAAGGGCTTTGTGCTTACGCGACGCCGGCCGGGCCGGTGACGCGGCCTGTTTATGAGGCGCTGCGCGACGAATTGCTCGACGATCTGAAGCGGGCGCTTCCAGTCGACGCGGTTCTGCTCGGCCTTCATGGCGCGATGATCGCGGAAGGGTACGAGGATGCCGAGGCTGATCTCCTCAAGCGCTTGCGCGCCATCACCGGGCCAACGGTGGTTGTCGGCGCGGCAATCGACCTCCATGCCAATCTGAGCGAGGCGATGGTTGCGCTGACCGACGTCATCATCGCTTATAAGGAGTATCCACACGTCGACTTCGTCGCGCGCGCAGAGGAGCTTGCCGATATCGTAGCGGCAACCGTCGCGGGCCGGATACGTCCGGTCCAAGCGCTCGCCGACTGCGCGATGATTACGCCGTTGTTCACGACTCAGCCAGAGGTCGCGGCATTCGTCGAGCGCCTACGCGCAGTGGAGCGCTCTCCTGCAGTCCTGTCCGTATCGTTCAATCACGGCTTTCCCTTTTCGGATAGCCCCGACATGGGCGCGAGGATGCTAGTCGTTACCGATGGCGATGCCGCGCTGGCGCAGCGCCTCGCTGATGCGCTGGCGCTTGAGGCCTTTGCGTTGCGCGGAAGCGCCAGCCGACAACGCTCGACGATCGCCGAGGCGCTGGCGGCCTTGCCGCCTGGCGGCTACAAGCCGGTGATCTGGGCCGATATCGCCGACAATAGCGGCGCCGGCGCGCCCAACGATTCAACATTCATTCTCCGCGCACTGCTCGATGCGAAGGTTGCCGATGTTGCGCTCGGTCCGATCTGGGATCCTGTTGCTGCCGCAATCGCATTTGACGCCGGGCTTGGTGCGCGACTGAACCTCAGGGTCGGCGGCAAGATCGGCCCGGTGTCGGGCGATCCGCTCGACTTGACCGTCGAGGTCGTCGCGCTTCATCGGTCGATGACTCAGCATTATGGCCAGTCGGTCGTCCCCCTGGGGGACTGCGCGGCTATCCGCGCGAACGGCATCGACATCGTGCTGTCGTCGACGCGCATCCAAGCCTATCATCCCGAACTCTTCACGCAGTTGAACGTTGATCTCGCGAGCAAGCGGTTGATCGTCGTAAAGTCCGGGCAACATTTCCACGCCGCCTTCGCACCGCTAGCAAGTACCATCGTCTATGTCAGCGCGCCCGGTACTTTGGTGCCGGTCCAGAGCTTACCATTCATGCGTGCCGCACGGCCGAAATGGCCGTTCGATCCACCCGAGGTTTGCCGTCCCGTAGGCTGA
- a CDS encoding copper resistance protein B, which yields MKCFFAAAAFLGGASALQAQTIPAPSASPTASPAGPEAPGPTAPAAAAADAYYPADVMALARDGLRREHGGATYSMLLIDIAEISVNKEAGAYGWDGQFWYGGDRDRLFVKSEGAGSTKSVTDHAEVQALWSRAVDPYFSVQTGIRYDLRPRPGRAYAVLGVQGVAPYWIDVEAHLFLSNRGELLSRVKLSHDMRLTQRLVLQPRVEAELSAQMVRFAEMGPGLSDVELGLRLRYELRREFAPYIGISHEASVGSSVALVRAAGRDASKTSLVLGIRTYF from the coding sequence ATGAAGTGTTTTTTCGCCGCAGCCGCGTTCCTGGGCGGCGCGTCGGCGCTTCAAGCCCAAACAATCCCCGCACCTTCGGCTTCTCCGACGGCAAGCCCAGCCGGCCCGGAAGCGCCGGGGCCCACCGCGCCGGCCGCTGCCGCCGCCGACGCCTATTACCCCGCTGACGTGATGGCGCTGGCTCGGGATGGTCTGCGCCGCGAACATGGGGGAGCAACCTACTCGATGTTGTTGATCGACATTGCCGAGATCTCCGTGAACAAGGAGGCTGGCGCTTACGGCTGGGACGGGCAGTTCTGGTATGGCGGGGATCGCGATCGGCTCTTTGTTAAAAGCGAGGGGGCCGGGTCGACAAAGAGCGTCACAGATCATGCGGAAGTTCAGGCACTATGGTCGCGCGCGGTTGATCCCTATTTCAGCGTGCAGACGGGTATTCGCTACGATCTGCGCCCGCGACCGGGTCGAGCTTACGCCGTCCTGGGCGTCCAGGGCGTGGCTCCTTATTGGATCGACGTTGAAGCGCACCTCTTCCTGTCGAATCGCGGCGAGTTGCTCAGCCGGGTGAAACTTTCCCACGACATGCGCCTGACCCAACGCCTTGTCCTGCAGCCGCGCGTCGAGGCGGAGCTCTCCGCTCAAATGGTCCGGTTTGCTGAGATGGGTCCTGGGTTGAGTGACGTTGAACTGGGCCTGCGGCTGCGCTACGAGCTCCGGCGCGAATTCGCGCCATATATTGGCATTTCGCATGAAGCATCGGTCGGCAGCAGTGTGGCACTTGTTCGTGCCGCGGGTCGAGATGCGAGCAAAACCAGCCTAGTGCTCGGCATTCGCACTTATTTCTAG
- a CDS encoding copper resistance system multicopper oxidase, whose product MANFDTASVPRPLILARRTLLRSALGIGAVVAFRPSSGWSATPSSSDVLSGDEIRLSIAHRPLTIGGRRGHGVLINGSLPGPLIRLREGRPVRLVVSNGLQEDTSIHWHGLLVPFQFDGVPGVSFPGIRPGETFTYDFTPKQAGTYWYHSHSGMQEQEGTYGAIVIDPAGNDPVASDREHVIVLSDWSSLHGHALMRKLKQDTEYFNYQRQTITGLIAARDQKLRDRLDWGRMRMEPTDISDVTGATYSYLLNGQVSAQGWTGLFTAAERVRLRVINASSMTNFNFRLAGLAMTVVQSDGQNVRPVKVDELQIAVAETYDVIVEPAGDRAYAVVAEAVDRSGMVWGMLSPRIGMTPVVPTLRKRPILGMIDMGMDMGTSDGAAMDMSMRNPVNAPGVILNPGVATLAPMATNRTREPGVGLADVGHRVLNYGDLVALTPNPDPRPPERKITVHLTGNMESYVWAFDGVKFSDRAPPLAFKKDERVRVTLINDTMMSHPIHLHGHFFELVTGKGGHAPRKHTVNVQPGGKVVFDATMDAPGDWAFHCHMQFHMHAGMFRVVSVRPLEQGA is encoded by the coding sequence ATGGCCAATTTCGATACAGCGTCGGTACCTCGCCCGCTAATTCTTGCTCGCCGTACGCTCCTCAGGTCTGCGCTCGGAATTGGTGCCGTCGTTGCGTTCAGGCCATCCTCCGGCTGGTCTGCCACTCCCTCGTCATCGGACGTCCTTTCAGGCGATGAAATCCGGTTGTCGATCGCACATCGACCGCTGACGATCGGCGGCCGTCGAGGTCATGGCGTGCTGATCAATGGGTCTCTTCCCGGGCCGCTTATTCGCCTGCGTGAGGGCAGGCCGGTGCGCCTAGTCGTCTCGAACGGGCTACAGGAGGATACTTCCATCCATTGGCATGGTCTGCTCGTGCCATTCCAGTTCGACGGCGTGCCAGGCGTCAGTTTCCCCGGCATCCGCCCGGGCGAGACCTTCACCTATGATTTCACCCCGAAGCAGGCGGGCACTTATTGGTACCACAGCCATTCCGGGATGCAGGAGCAGGAGGGAACGTATGGAGCGATCGTCATCGACCCCGCCGGCAACGACCCGGTCGCCAGCGATCGCGAACATGTCATCGTGCTCTCGGACTGGAGTTCGCTGCATGGCCATGCGCTGATGCGAAAGCTCAAGCAAGACACGGAATATTTCAACTATCAGCGCCAGACCATAACGGGGTTGATCGCGGCCCGAGATCAGAAATTGAGGGACCGGCTCGACTGGGGCCGCATGCGGATGGAGCCCACCGATATCTCCGACGTCACCGGTGCAACCTACAGCTATCTGTTGAACGGCCAGGTTTCCGCGCAGGGTTGGACCGGCCTGTTCACCGCCGCCGAGCGGGTGCGGTTGCGCGTAATCAATGCCTCCTCGATGACTAATTTCAACTTTCGTCTGGCCGGCCTCGCCATGACCGTGGTCCAAAGCGACGGACAGAATGTCCGACCGGTCAAGGTCGACGAGTTACAGATCGCCGTTGCGGAAACCTATGACGTGATCGTGGAGCCCGCAGGGGATCGCGCCTATGCGGTTGTAGCCGAGGCGGTCGATCGATCGGGCATGGTCTGGGGAATGCTTTCGCCCCGCATCGGCATGACGCCGGTTGTCCCAACGCTACGCAAACGGCCTATCCTCGGCATGATTGACATGGGCATGGACATGGGCACGTCGGACGGTGCAGCAATGGACATGTCGATGCGCAATCCAGTCAACGCCCCCGGCGTAATACTCAATCCTGGTGTCGCGACCTTGGCGCCGATGGCGACCAACCGGACTAGGGAGCCCGGCGTCGGGCTGGCCGACGTAGGTCACCGCGTCCTCAACTATGGAGATCTCGTCGCTCTGACCCCGAATCCCGATCCGCGACCGCCGGAACGCAAAATAACAGTCCACTTGACCGGTAACATGGAAAGTTATGTCTGGGCGTTCGACGGAGTAAAGTTCAGTGACCGAGCGCCACCACTCGCGTTCAAGAAGGACGAGCGTGTTCGGGTGACGCTGATCAACGACACGATGATGTCGCACCCGATTCACCTGCATGGTCATTTTTTCGAGCTTGTGACAGGCAAAGGCGGCCACGCACCGCGCAAACATACGGTCAATGTACAACCAGGTGGCAAGGTCGTGTTCGACGCGACGATGGATGCGCCAGGAGATTGGGCGTTTCACTGCCATATGCAATTCCACATGCACGCTGGCATGTTCCGCGTCGTCTCCGTGCGCCCGCTGGAGCAGGGAGCATGA
- a CDS encoding copper resistance CopC family protein, translating into MSVRSTPQPWIKTSSPRDGAMLQSPPSQFEVTFNQPMALKRIALTDDTDSEVAVTATPAQPDASSATVLLPQLDPGTYKLHWVGSDANGNELAGDLSFMVHHSR; encoded by the coding sequence ATGTCAGTGCGGTCAACGCCGCAACCATGGATCAAGACGTCGTCACCGCGCGATGGCGCGATGCTGCAGTCGCCGCCTTCTCAGTTCGAGGTCACATTCAACCAGCCAATGGCGCTCAAGCGCATAGCCTTGACCGACGATACGGATAGCGAAGTCGCCGTGACCGCCACGCCGGCGCAGCCGGATGCGAGCTCCGCCACCGTCCTGTTACCTCAGCTCGATCCCGGGACCTACAAGCTGCATTGGGTCGGCTCGGATGCAAACGGCAACGAGCTGGCAGGTGACCTGTCGTTCATGGTGCATCATTCCCGATGA
- a CDS encoding DJ-1/PfpI family protein has translation MSVVDSPVMVEVNRRLLGKMLAGGMLGGSLLGPSALALAQEPKPTHVHPKPPANAPTISILVYSGMVLLDLAGPLSVFTIMGSLIQLIGKNLQPVTTDCGISVSPTHDLTTARKAADVFLIPGGTIGTIECMNDPAILDFVRAQGDAAKYVTSVCTGSLVLAAAGLLRGYRATSLWAVADLLPLMGAQHVDERVVVDRNRITAGGVTAGIDFGLMLAAKLTDERTAKRVQLTLEYAPQPPFHAGTPQDAGPELLAYTRGRRKGMDAAAANAARVAGKRLRV, from the coding sequence ATGTCGGTTGTTGATTCTCCGGTGATGGTTGAAGTCAATCGTCGCCTGCTAGGAAAAATGCTTGCCGGTGGCATGCTCGGCGGAAGTTTGTTGGGCCCCTCGGCTCTCGCTCTGGCCCAGGAACCGAAACCAACTCATGTCCATCCCAAACCGCCGGCCAATGCGCCGACCATATCAATCCTTGTCTACTCAGGCATGGTGTTACTCGACCTTGCCGGCCCGCTGTCAGTTTTCACGATCATGGGGTCGTTGATTCAGCTGATTGGGAAGAATTTACAGCCAGTCACCACCGATTGTGGGATATCGGTATCGCCGACCCATGATCTGACGACGGCGCGCAAGGCCGCTGATGTTTTCCTGATCCCGGGCGGAACGATAGGGACCATCGAGTGCATGAATGATCCGGCCATCCTCGATTTCGTACGGGCGCAGGGCGATGCTGCTAAATATGTCACGAGCGTTTGCACCGGGAGCTTGGTTCTCGCAGCTGCCGGCCTATTGCGCGGCTATCGCGCGACGTCGCTTTGGGCTGTGGCCGACCTACTCCCGCTGATGGGCGCTCAACATGTAGATGAGCGGGTCGTCGTCGACAGGAACCGTATCACGGCGGGGGGCGTGACGGCCGGCATCGATTTTGGCTTGATGCTCGCGGCCAAGCTGACGGACGAACGAACTGCCAAGCGGGTCCAGCTTACATTAGAATATGCCCCCCAGCCCCCCTTCCATGCTGGCACACCGCAAGATGCCGGCCCGGAACTCCTTGCTTACACCCGCGGGCGACGCAAAGGGATGGACGCTGCAGCAGCAAATGCCGCGAGGGTTGCTGGAAAACGCCTGAGGGTCTGA
- a CDS encoding helix-turn-helix domain-containing protein: MEESDKQKADRPAAGVKSVEVTVQILEALTESTGVVRVTDLARRLDMTKARVSRHLQTLTALGLVDRAAEGEGYVFGRKLLKFGRAAVYRSNIVQIAQPYLAELRNQSGHTAFLTVPTKDGAMVVAAAHNQFEPGVMIHPGTVLTLPSSPAARLIHFFEGQTPKPAHVQDRLRRFGVDFEANTRGNGLGGIAAPIFEPEGPISSAIGIILSSSLLLPEPRADLVAQVKEAANRIQNIYAEGAVSPLMPV; the protein is encoded by the coding sequence ATGGAGGAAAGCGACAAGCAGAAGGCGGATCGTCCTGCCGCGGGGGTCAAGAGCGTCGAGGTAACGGTGCAAATCCTGGAAGCGCTGACCGAGTCCACTGGCGTCGTTCGGGTCACCGATCTAGCCCGCCGCCTCGATATGACAAAGGCGCGCGTTTCGCGCCACCTTCAGACGTTGACCGCGCTCGGCTTGGTCGATCGCGCGGCCGAAGGTGAGGGTTATGTCTTCGGCCGCAAGCTCTTGAAGTTCGGGCGCGCCGCCGTGTACCGCAGCAATATCGTTCAGATCGCGCAACCGTATCTTGCCGAGCTACGCAACCAGTCCGGCCACACTGCTTTCCTGACGGTGCCGACCAAGGATGGAGCGATGGTGGTCGCAGCCGCGCATAATCAATTCGAGCCTGGCGTTATGATCCATCCAGGCACCGTCCTGACCTTGCCGAGTTCGCCCGCCGCCCGCCTGATTCACTTCTTCGAGGGGCAAACGCCCAAGCCAGCCCATGTCCAGGACCGGCTGCGCCGCTTCGGTGTCGACTTTGAGGCTAACACGCGAGGCAACGGCCTGGGTGGCATTGCCGCGCCGATCTTCGAACCGGAAGGGCCCATCTCATCCGCAATTGGCATCATCCTCTCATCTTCACTGCTTCTACCTGAGCCCCGGGCCGATCTGGTTGCGCAAGTGAAGGAAGCAGCGAACCGCATCCAGAACATTTACGCTGAAGGCGCGGTCTCGCCGCTCATGCCCGTCTAA
- a CDS encoding TonB-dependent receptor, translated as MNITRNKITGMHRVSVTAIAVAISMAASSGCEAQAMDPSQASDASGGLPDIVVTAEKRKTNIQQTPLAITAVSSEDLRTKNVESLLDIGALAPNVLAGSQSTGGTQSGGFFVRGIGQDRSGITFDQGVGVYVDDVFVSRSDSSFLSLLDVDRIEILRGPQGTLFGKNTIGGAIRYISRQPSSRLGGYVDVTAGNFNRLGIKASINVPLSDTFFVKATFGIIKEDGYVSHIMGDRKDGNQDIRMGRLQFRALLSDRLTVDLTADYMVSENNGRAYTVFYIDPNSSYPRAYLAKTGQPFDSRYQSTSPYNRYGGDDQHYRDANFSVSGVINLEVGDHFNLKSITAYSAANITNISSWDGGLPKLFDTGLYRTTNQFSEELQLTGKLWDDRLDFATGLYYLTESPYDNAYNYAATDVEYPAPRLTTQGQTVNSYAAFGQFTLKATEKLSLTAGIRYSRDNKSANSTRTDAGAKPVTGYFGSGKGSWDNFSPRLAIQYQWSPTFMTYASVTKGFRSGGINILTSPISRTSPGLVARCPDAFNYSCQTYEPEVVWNYEGGLRADLFDHHVRFNLTGFYMKYSNQQLTARDDTVNLVYIQNVGKAHRGGVELETIIKPFDGLTLNGNLGYLDAKYDNVGSATGVNTNSLVLRSPKWNYNIGATYDAPVGSGSVLGNISYSYRSSQSTASSDTNSLVVPAYGLLNARLEYRAPNKKWSIAVLATNLTNKLYYIGGVDFGIKEHIIGLSQWDVGRPREVAANVRFNF; from the coding sequence ATGAACATCACGCGCAACAAGATAACGGGCATGCACCGCGTGTCGGTGACCGCGATCGCCGTCGCGATATCGATGGCGGCCAGTTCAGGGTGCGAGGCCCAGGCAATGGATCCATCGCAGGCGAGCGATGCTTCGGGAGGACTTCCCGATATCGTGGTAACCGCTGAAAAGCGAAAGACTAACATACAGCAGACCCCGCTCGCGATCACTGCCGTGTCGTCGGAAGATCTGCGGACGAAAAATGTCGAATCGCTTCTCGATATTGGTGCGCTGGCCCCCAACGTTCTCGCCGGCAGCCAGTCCACCGGCGGCACCCAAAGTGGTGGCTTCTTTGTCCGCGGAATCGGCCAGGATCGATCCGGCATCACCTTTGACCAAGGTGTCGGTGTTTATGTTGACGACGTTTTTGTTAGCCGCAGCGACAGCAGCTTCCTCTCGCTGCTCGATGTTGACCGCATCGAAATTTTGCGTGGTCCCCAAGGCACCTTGTTCGGGAAGAACACCATCGGCGGAGCGATCCGCTATATAAGCCGCCAGCCGTCGAGCCGGCTCGGTGGCTATGTCGATGTGACAGCCGGAAACTTCAACCGGCTCGGCATCAAGGCAAGCATCAACGTCCCCTTGAGCGACACGTTCTTCGTCAAGGCAACGTTCGGCATAATCAAAGAAGATGGCTACGTCTCTCATATCATGGGTGACAGGAAGGACGGCAACCAAGACATTCGAATGGGGCGCTTGCAGTTCCGGGCGCTGCTCTCTGATCGGCTAACCGTGGATCTGACCGCTGATTACATGGTGTCGGAGAATAATGGCCGTGCCTATACGGTGTTCTATATCGATCCGAATTCCAGTTATCCGAGGGCCTATCTGGCAAAGACGGGTCAGCCGTTCGACAGTCGGTATCAGAGCACGAGCCCGTACAATCGATACGGCGGCGACGACCAGCACTATCGGGACGCCAATTTTTCCGTCTCTGGTGTCATCAATCTTGAGGTGGGCGATCACTTTAATTTGAAATCGATCACCGCCTACTCGGCGGCGAATATCACCAATATCAGCAGCTGGGATGGTGGCTTGCCGAAGCTGTTTGATACGGGACTTTATCGGACGACAAACCAATTCTCGGAAGAACTGCAGCTCACGGGAAAGCTATGGGACGACCGTCTCGATTTCGCGACGGGGCTCTACTATCTTACCGAGTCACCGTATGACAACGCCTACAATTATGCAGCTACCGACGTCGAGTATCCCGCGCCGCGCCTGACGACGCAGGGGCAGACGGTGAACAGCTATGCGGCCTTCGGGCAGTTCACGTTGAAGGCGACCGAGAAGCTGTCGCTGACCGCCGGCATCCGCTACAGCCGCGACAACAAATCGGCGAACTCCACCCGCACGGACGCAGGCGCAAAGCCCGTTACCGGCTATTTCGGCTCCGGCAAGGGCAGCTGGGACAATTTCTCGCCGCGGTTGGCGATCCAGTATCAATGGTCGCCGACCTTCATGACCTATGCATCGGTTACAAAGGGCTTCCGCAGCGGTGGTATCAATATCCTGACCTCGCCCATCTCGCGAACCAGTCCGGGCCTAGTCGCCCGATGTCCTGACGCCTTCAACTATTCGTGCCAAACCTACGAGCCCGAAGTCGTCTGGAATTATGAAGGCGGGTTACGCGCCGACCTGTTCGACCATCATGTCCGGTTCAACCTGACCGGTTTTTACATGAAATACTCGAACCAGCAGCTCACCGCGCGCGATGACACCGTAAACCTGGTCTATATCCAGAACGTCGGCAAGGCGCATCGCGGGGGTGTCGAGCTCGAGACTATCATCAAGCCGTTCGACGGCCTGACGCTCAACGGCAACCTCGGATATCTCGACGCCAAATATGATAATGTCGGCTCCGCGACCGGCGTCAACACGAACAGCCTCGTGCTGCGCTCGCCTAAGTGGAACTACAACATCGGAGCCACTTATGACGCGCCGGTGGGCAGCGGCTCCGTCCTCGGCAATATCTCCTATAGCTATCGATCGAGCCAGAGTACGGCTTCCTCGGACACGAATAGCTTGGTGGTGCCGGCTTACGGCCTGCTAAACGCCCGCTTGGAGTATCGAGCACCGAACAAAAAATGGAGCATCGCCGTTCTCGCAACCAACCTGACGAACAAACTCTACTACATCGGCGGTGTCGACTTTGGGATCAAGGAACACATCATCGGTTTGAGCCAATGGGACGTGGGCCGTCCGCGCGAGGTCGCCGCTAACGTTCGCTTCAATTTCTAA